The sequence CATTTCACAgcgtttttgtttcctgttattTTGTGTGACGATGGCTGCTCTGTGCCTCACGATGTCATCATCGCGTCTCTTTCTGGTCGTTTTGCACAAATTTCAGACTCTTCGTCCGATCGGGTCGTTTCGTGGCTCGTCGTTCATGTCTTTGGGATGGTTTTGTCACTTCTTACGTCTTGTTGTGTCCACTTTTGATCTCCTTAAAGCATGGGtatccagtcctggtcctggaggccgccgtcctgcaggttttagatgtttctctgctttgaaacacctgatttgagtgactgagtgactaacaggcttctgcagaacttgaagagcagagaaacaactaaaacctgcaggatggtggccctccaggaccaggactggacaccactgccttaAAGCCAATTTCTCTTTATATTTTCGAATTTTCTGGCATACgtttgcatttcattttgggttattttgtCACGAATTGCTGCaatttttgtctccttttggtGACTTTTCTACAGTGTTAAGACATCCTGAGCCTTTCCAAACTTACACTTCTCTGtgattaaagttatttttggtcataaacaactgaaaaaccGTTATAAAATTTagatgattaaataaaatatgcctAACTAAAAAGGGTGATCACATAAAACCACCGATTTACAGCACAGTTGGCGCAAAACTCTTTTGGATTTACTTTCTTACTTTAAAGATGAACTTTCTAGTTTTAGCAGCGTTTAAGGAACAGATAGACTCTCCCCCCCCNNNNNNNNNNNNNNNNNNNNNNNNNCCCCCCCCGCCGGTCTCACCTGGGGAAGCTCCTCCAGGCTCCCGGCAGAGCGCAGAGGATGGCGGTGAAGGCCAACGCCGAGAGGAAGGAGTACAGGGAGAGGTAGAGCAAGCCCTCCATCCCGTCGTAGCACAGGCCTTTCAGCGAGTCGATGTAGTCCTGAAACGACAGCAGCGGAGCGACAGGAATAAACCCCCGGGGCCGAATCTCAGAAGAGCACCTTGGAAACGAGCCGCCACCGCCGTTTTCTACCTTATTGAGGCCGCGGCAGTTGAGCAGCGCCACCAGCTGATGGAAGTTCCCCTCCGTGGAGTTGAGAATCTGCTGCACCTCCCTGAGGGATTTCTGcacacgaaaaaaaaaaaaaaaagccccgcTGAACGTCAGAAAACGCCTAACGAGGCTTTTCAGGGGAAAAAGAAGGGAGGGTGAGCGACTCCGTACCTCAGCTTTGGGAAACTGCGGGAGGGCGTTTCTGTCCAGGCTGGAGAGGTGCGAGTGGATGTTGGAGAGAGCCCTCTGCGACTGGgtcagcagctgaaagcagGAAAACGAACAAGTCAACGCCGTTCGGACCCGTCGGTTTGCGTTAttattcagtccctccaggatttcgaggggcattttttgtgattgttgtgggctaaaatgcctgattttacggggcattttcctaaaagttgcaattttattttactaaaatcaataaaaaactataccttttaatatataaacaaaaaatacttactagttttgtaagataattgccaacaaacattgacattctcaaaaggtgctttatttgagaactttgatagcttcNtaaactgacattcatgaccatttctggattgtcccttgtctgcagctctcctcacatgttttgcagacacaaagtgtttgtcgatgcgtttatgttccatgattacactgcaggacgtgcaaaacagcccccccccccccactctcctgcagctggggaggaaactggtttgcgaccgcagtgaagttaagttttaagttggatgttggatattcgcccTCCGCagagcgttcctgtttcgggtcagccgtgagctagacgccgctaactctgcggagcgcgaatatccagcatccaacttaaaactaacttcactgcggtgttttgcgcggtcctttgctgaaatctttgtgggcaaatgtgaagcattagcgcacattttcgcttcggtcgctgctcctgcatgctcccggcaatCTGattgttaacaggatgtgacgtaatgtgtcttcttcgtgagttatttggggttattttgtattccactctacacaaaaccacaaagaagagactagaccgcagaaacggtggcaaatcactttagaaacaataaatattgggttaaagttgcgggaaagttgcggtgttttgggcaaagttgcaaaaagttgcttgattttgcgttaatagttgagatcgcaacattgcgaaatcctggagggtctgattattCATCATCACTGCTCGCTGGAACGAAAGGCAGGCGATGATAtcccgatttaagatggccgccactttaacagtcatttattttacagcgtgtttgtagctgagagtcaccttcAACACATAAGTTAGCTTTGTTATTGTTCCGAAACTACTTTGGGAACGACTCGGTGGGGGGACAGGACAGGCAGCGTCATCCTCTCCCTGCCCTTCAGAAGCACCCCCCCACCTCCCAATGTTGCCGGCGAGTGAACAAAGTGACACGTTACCTGCTGGAACGGACTGTTCATGCGTCTGCCGCAGGTCAGGTAATAATCCAACACATCTGAATGTTCAGcacgaaaacaaacaaagaacagaaaacaaaagatcagCGCTCACAAAACGAAAGGGACAAAAGCACGCTGAGGGGGGGAGGATCCAGGATCCAGAATGAGCTGCTGGTGgaataaaatagataaaaaacataataaaagctGCTGCCGTACCTGAGCTGGTCCCCATGTTGAACTGCGTGGAGTTCAGGACGAAGGAGTTTGGATCCGAGCAGAAGTCGCTGAGAGCCTGGAGACGAGGAGTGACAGGAAGCGTTAAAAACACAGCGAGGACGACGAGGCATACAGAAGGAGAGGGATGATGGGGCAGATAAATAAATTAGCAATACATTGACACGTCCCCCCCCCCCGATGCAGATGTTTGACAGCGACCGGAAACCGAATGGTCGCTTGTCCACGCCGTCAGACTTCACCCCTTCCTTTAACCTCGCTCTCCTCATCTTTCATCAAACctggatctgttttttttttaaagatgctcCTCTCAGTTTGAGATCTTTTTCCCCATCAGGAGAGGGCGTacgagccacacacacacagagagagagagcgagagagtcTGAGTGGAAGAGCAACGACCCCGGACGGCACAGAGTGAACAGGCAGGCTCACAGCCGGCCCATTGTTTCCCCCGTCAATAACCGAGGACAGAGCGGCTCTGTGTGGACGCACAGGCCGTGGGACATCTCCCGCTGGCCCCACATGACACAGAAACTCTTACACGgaaagggaggggaaaaaaataaaaaaaaaattaaacacccTCTTCACAGTTATCAAAGAGACATCCGTCCCCTCGTTCAAAGAGACGGACCACGCACCGCACATCAAAACCGCCGACACAAACGAGCTCTTTCTGCACCACAAATGTCAAACGCGTTCCGAGTCCTCCATCGTTGCACGTTAGGCTcaagtctttctttttgtctcccgGCCAGACACCCACAAACTTGCAGCGTTGCGTGGAAGCGCGGCGCAACAAACGCGCTCATTGAATCTTTAATCTGTGACCCAGTTTCCTGCCTTCTTGGTCCTCCGCCATGACTGCGGCGTTCCCCACAAGGCGGCAGCTCTCTTCACAGTTCGGCACGACGGGCGCAGAAATCACGCACGCACACTGGCGTCCCACCAGGGGGTCGCCGCGGTTTATTGTTCTTTTCCTGGGTCTACTCACCGCCACGGTGGCCGTCTCCAAACCCAGGGAGCCCCAGCTCAGGAAGAGACACAGCCAGGCCAGCACGGTCATCCTgcgagggagggaaggagggacaAACAGCCatgagccaaaaacaaaacttaaaaaaccaGCGCCTCACGGTTCCACTCACAGGATGAGCAGCCAGCGGGCCTGCTTGGCCAGCCCCAGCAGGATGAACAGACACACGATGAGGTCgagcagcagcaacaagacGTACGACAGCCACctgtgaaacacaaacacgccATCCGTCCCGTTAGCTGTGGGTTCTACGGCGTCGTGTCAGCGCCATTTTAGACGGGATAAacacaggaggagaaaaaaaaaaaaaaactgagaaattcTGAGATTAATCTCAAAGTTTCTAGGAAAAAACTCGGAAATTTCTGAGTTTGAAAAGTTGAAAATTTGCAAGATTAATCTCAGAATTtccgagtttttttttttcttgcatattttcaacttttcaaaCTCAGAATTTTCCAAGTTTTTCCTGGAATATTTGAGATTAATTTCAGAATAtctgaggggttttttttgtggaagTTTACtcctcagttgttgttttttttctatctacAACGGCGCTGATACGCCGTcgtaaaaattgtaaaaatacatttccataaaaaagaaaagaaaaaaaaataaacacattgtcttgttttttgttaaataatcaCACAACCAAACCATTGCGAACCTGtcctaaaaaaaagtctgtttttatccACCCACCtccaaaaaggcaaaaggcagaaaaataaacatttttatctgtgtgttcatgtgtctgttagcaaaatctctcatgaaccactgggcggattttgattaaactctcagaaagtgatcagtgGATGTACGTCTACGTCTCATTAACGCGTGGTTTcattctgattcaagatggccgccacagccagctgactctaaaaaaaaacacaaacatacctGTAACTGAGTCAACTTTACTGATATCGACCTGAAATtcggtgaggtagtagctgagatcgATCCACGACACGTATTtagagcgctaacagattgtttattatctgtttgttttattttaccatcaACTATTTGGAGTAGActcttatctgtctgttagcaaaatatctcatgaccgaCTGGacgggttttaataaaacttccaggaaatagTCACTGGGTGTAACctcgacaactgattaacctttggagctcGGTATCTGTAAGgatgacatttttgtgtttaaggtgGACTGGCTGCGGGGGCTCATCTTGAATCGAAGTCGACGTGCGTCCAATCACTGCTTTTTAAGAGCTTGATTGAAATCCACGCTGTATTTCatgagataaaacaaataaacaggccaataaaaacaactatCCTTTCGTTTTAGGAGTGTTTTGTTTCCTGGGATCATGACTAAATCACTTTTCCACAGCATAATTATATGTCTCGTGTTCCCGCtagtcctcctccatctaactccatcctctgcgtcctctgtcctcgctccaactacctccatgtcctctctaactgcatccatacgTCTCCTCTTTGTCATTAAGGTGTAAAGAAATAGAAatgtctttttggtttttggcgACTGAAGCCTCACCTGTAGTCCTCGTTGACCATCAGCGTGTTGGCCGCCCAGCCGGGAGAGAAGGGGTTGGGCAGCAGGTTGCTGGCAGGCACCACGGTCGGAGCCACAGAGGGCGGGACGGGCGTCAGCGGCGTGATGGACGCCCCGCTGACGCCGCCGCTGTCGTTGCCCAGCAGCCCCGCCTCCACGGTGGACCGAGCCAGGGAGATGGAGGACAGCAGGTTGACCACGTTCTCCGACAGCCTCCGGCAGTTCCGCGTCGACACCAAGAAGGGCTTGCTGCCGGAAAACAGCTCCTCCATGGAGGCGAGCGGGCCGGAGACGGAGAGCTGCAGGCCAGTAATTGTGTCTGAAATCTGGACAGGAGGGACGGGAGGGGAGTTAGGAGGGAGGGAAACCATAAAAACAGAGATAAGAAAGCACTTAACTCTCATGGAGTCATAGCTGGCTAATGTGGTTGCATATAGAGCGTCTCTCTCTGCTAATGTGCGGCACTGCTCGTCTGTAACTCAAccgagaggtcaaaggtcacatccTGCATGCAGCAAACTTCTAGAAGTGAAAGTCTGGACTTCCAACTTTGGAATGACAAGCAGAAATCCGTGAGGAACAGCTTCACCGGACACCAACACCCAGTCTCTTCTGAAGGGGTTGGAAACCGATTGATGAGTCCGTAACAGGCCCCACAGTTTGGAGGTTCTGCCCAACGTGTCGGCTCCAAATCCTCCCGTGGATGGTCCTAAAGAACCCATGCAGGGATCTTCGTGCCTTATGGGGTGTGGAACGGCGATCTCTGGATCCACTGCCTGCTGGTGTCCGGGTTCTCTTCTTCGGATCCCATCCGGCCACATCGTTTGTCACAAACGAGCCGCTTGATTTTCAGCCGATTACATCCGTCTGGTTTCTTACAGTGTTTAATATTAAATACTCTacatcagtggtctccaatcctggtcctggagagccaccatcctgcatgttttccttgtttccctgctccaacacacctgattcagaggttaaatcacctcttcatgttctgcagaagcctgttaatcacccattgattcaaatcagatgtgttggagcagagaaacaagtaaaacatgcaggatagtggccctcgaggaccagtaTTGCCCAAACCTGCTCTACATgttggtcatgaggtttggatcacgAGTGAAGGAACGAGATGAGCTTTCTTCATAGgacggccgggctcagccttagagatcaggtgaggagctcggagtagagccgctgctcctcctcatcgaaaggagtcagctgaggtggttcaggcgtatgattaggacgcctcctggacgcctcccttcgGAGGTTTTTCTGGGAGGAGAcatcagggcagacccagaactctctggagggatcatgtttcctctctggtctgggaatgcctcaggatcctccaggaggagctggagagcgtctctggaggagaaggaggtctgggtttcccctccgcgacccgaccacggataagAGTTAGAAGATGGACGGATGTTTGTTGTTCTGCGTGTTCGGTTTGCAACCTGCTGCAACTTTCTGCAGTTTTTCCTACATATTTGCTCAGctgtaggtttttattttcatttcttttgtttcccaTTTCTTCCAAAGTACCTCCTgatccatatttatttttatctataaatatataaaaagtataGACTCCAGAAGCTGCCGTATTTGCTCTTTTAGCCTTTTGAATTTAGGCTAAACCACAAAAATCCGATATAGATTCAAACAGTCATTTATATAAAAGTATTTGTTGCCACTCTTCTGGTTAAATgtccaaaatatatttatttaaatgagtaaaaagacCATAAATTCAACAGTGAAACAGAAGTATACCATTAACCTTTACTTTATGATGGtactaaataaatattacaaaccATTTAAGTCAGTAATAAtgataaaacagtaaattaattttgttttatatttctctGTAAATGACCGTTAGGACAACGTGGACTAATTGCAGGAACATAAACCTCAGAAGGATTCACTGCAGCGATCAGACGTTTCATAATTAATCGCTTGACTGGCGGGAAAATAAAGCCTTTGTGGAAATAAAACTCACCTCTAGAGCGAGTCTGTGTTAATAAATATGATCCAAGTCCTGAAAACAGCCTCCATTCACCTGAGTCACGTTAGGATTTTAAATCCAGCTTCTAATtgaggcttttttattttatttactgcaataaaagtttaaaaatgattcaccTGTTCCAGtttaaaacacaagataaatatctctgctaacagaaaaagaaagaatgagcCGAGGTGGTTTACATGCTCGCCCTCGTCGTCACTCAGGGTTTATTGGACCTGTGGCGTCAAACCGCCGCCAAATCACAGGGAAATCGATGAAACAGAAGTTTGCTTCTGATGGGGGTTGATGGGCGGGTGGGCGGGGACAGACATCCACGCCGTCTGACATTTCGCCCGCAGCGAAGGCGGCACTCACCAGCAGATCGATGGAAGCCAGCGTGTAATTGGCCGTGAGGAGGGACGAGGTCAACTGATACATCCCATCATTAGCCTCGCTGTTGCCATAGAAACCGATGCCTATGGCAACGCTGCAAAGAGGGgagaagagagagaaataaagcaTGAGAACGCTGtgggagagaaagagagcagAGGAATGACTGCGATGTTTAATTCAGAGCGTACGTTTTAACACGAATGAACGTTTCCAGGCGTTAAAACGCAGCGACGGGGTTTCCCGCGCTCTCCCTCGTTGTTCAGATTAAGGGAGGGGGGGCAGATGTTTGTCAAATCCCCCACGAACCCGGCAGGAATGGTACGGCCCAAATCTCCCACCAAGTATGTGACCCAGATTAGAAagcagggagaggagaggaggaatgCGCGCTCTGCAGCTCAAACAACGACCCGCTGTGACGTCACACTCCACCAGAGGCCTCAATCTGAGGAAACTAAACGTTTTCAGTGCTGCCACGTTtctattattcttattatttttaggcCGAGCTTTCATATTGAGCATCAGAGAGGGAGAAGTCCATGAGGGGGAGACACGGACCGCTTTATCAGGCTGGATAGGAGGACGCTCTGACGGCGGCGGTGATATAACAGCGCGGTCTCGATGCATACGAAAGTGCAGGAAATGGAAGATAATGAGCGCCGCCGAAGCATTAAAGTGCACTTTAATTTCCTCAAAGCGCTCAGGCGGCTGCAGCTCCAGAAGCAAATCGCCGCAGCGTCCTCCTCCATTACACGAGAGCTGTCGAGCAGCATTTCGGAGTAATGCACGGTAATCACAGCGcacgggggggtggggggtgggggctgATGACTTCATGATCAGCAAGTCTGGTGGCTGAGCTGACATCACGCCACAACGCTGCGTCAGGAAACGGGAAGCTAACGCGACGGTGTGGGGAACCACATGATGGACAAGCCTGTGATTCACGGCCGATCGTTTGGTAATTTGAGGCTCTCGTAGATAAATTACGCCTTTCGGAGAGTCTCTTTCACGGTTTTAAGAAGCTCGTTTTGCTTCATTAATGAGAAGAGAAGAAATCAAGACTTCAAGAGAGGTTTCTAGAATGACTCACTGATTTAGTCAGGACTGTTTTGAACGAGAGCCAGGCTCCGATACCTGCAGCGCTAATGGGCTTTAAGGGAATTTCACATTGGCTTCACTTCTCAGACAGTGTGGCTGCATCCATCCATTCAGTCTGAACTTTACCGTCAGCTTTTATCTACATTCACTCAGCGTAGAGTCGCGTTTAACCCCTTTTAGCACCATAAtaattgatttgtttattaaaacgCCTCGTCCTTCTTGTCCGTTTGTGTCAATAATTGGGTCAAAAAACGCCCcgtgtgtaaataatttacgCCCTTTTGCCAGGAGAAGCAGAGCTTTCGAAATCTGTCGAGTATTTACCGTTTTTACGTAATCTAATACCTAAAACTGTGTGCTgtaagaagaaaaggacaacaACGGAATAgaattttcttcaa is a genomic window of Kryptolebias marmoratus isolate JLee-2015 linkage group LG16, ASM164957v2, whole genome shotgun sequence containing:
- the ttyh1 gene encoding protein tweety homolog 1 isoform X1, whose protein sequence is MAAMTTVPSYAPSIWVRMCHALPRLDFGMQMRDNLFVPDSWEYQQTLLVLSSLSAIALIVSLLVVLSFLIHYCCCHRGDRSEGSEEEEEDEDGSTGHGYGGKKGRGICCVTWVAVAAVTLCCVAIGIGFYGNSEANDGMYQLTSSLLTANYTLASIDLLISDTITGLQLSVSGPLASMEELFSGSKPFLVSTRNCRRLSENVVNLLSSISLARSTVEAGLLGNDSGGVSGASITPLTPVPPSVAPTVVPASNLLPNPFSPGWAANTLMVNEDYRWLSYVLLLLLDLIVCLFILLGLAKQARWLLILMTVLAWLCLFLSWGSLGLETATVAALSDFCSDPNSFVLNSTQFNMGTSSDVLDYYLTCGRRMNSPFQQLLTQSQRALSNIHSHLSSLDRNALPQFPKAEKSLREVQQILNSTEGNFHQLVALLNCRGLNKDYIDSLKGLCYDGMEGLLYLSLYSFLSALAFTAILCALPGAWRSFPSESEDYDDSDSESEDPFTSHQARRQASSGSQRGATTPFYNYPGAGWTPPFSSAPPLPTPNVSSNGNPGYESLPLTDRQSPPPSYSPSMLTGYGGNQSHPNPPHSRNLYSR
- the ttyh1 gene encoding protein tweety homolog 1 isoform X2, whose amino-acid sequence is MAAMTTVPSYAPSIWVRMCHALPRLDFGMQMRDNLFVPDSWEYQQTLLVLSSLSAIALIVSLLVVLSFLIHYCCCHRGDRSEGSEEEEEDEDGSTGHGYGGKKGRGICCVTWVAVAAVTLCCVAIGIGFYGNSEANDGMYQLTSSLLTANYTLASIDLLISDTITGLQLSVSGPLASMEELFSGSKPFLVSTRNCRRLSENVVNLLSSISLARSTVEAGLLGNDSGGVSGASITPLTPVPPSVAPTVVPASNLLPNPFSPGWAANTLMVNEDYRWLSYVLLLLLDLIVCLFILLGLAKQARWLLILMTVLAWLCLFLSWGSLGLETATVAALSDFCSDPNSFVLNSTQFNMGTSSDVLDYYLTCGRRMNSPFQQLLTQSQRALSNIHSHLSSLDRNALPQFPKAEKSLREVQQILNSTEGNFHQLVALLNCRGLNKDYIDSLKGLCYDGMEGLLYLSLYSFLSALAFTAILCALPGAWRSFPSESEDYDDSDSESEDPFTSHQARRQASSGSQRGATTPFYNYPGAGWTPPFSSAPPLPTLPAC
- the ttyh1 gene encoding protein tweety homolog 1 isoform X3; its protein translation is MAAMTTVPSYAPSIWVRMCHALPRLDFGMQMRDNLFVPDSWEYQQTLLVLSSLSAIALIVSLLVVLSFLIHYCCCHRGDRSEGSEEEEEDEDGSTGHGYGGKKGRGICCVTWVAVAAVTLCCVAIGIGFYGNSEANDGMYQLTSSLLTANYTLASIDLLISDTITGLQLSVSGPLASMEELFSGSKPFLVSTRNCRRLSENVVNLLSSISLARSTVEAGLLGNDSGGVSGASITPLTPVPPSVAPTVVPASNLLPNPFSPGWAANTLMVNEDYRWLSYVLLLLLDLIVCLFILLGLAKQARWLLILMTVLAWLCLFLSWGSLGLETATVAALSDFCSDPNSFVLNSTQFNMGTSSDVLDYYLTCGRRMNSPFQQLLTQSQRALSNIHSHLSSLDRNALPQFPKAEKSLREVQQILNSTEGNFHQLVALLNCRGLNKDYIDSLKGLCYDGMEGLLYLSLYSFLSALAFTAILCALPGAWRSFPSESEDYDDSDSESEDPFTSHQDSKRFLQWQPWL